A stretch of Henckelia pumila isolate YLH828 chromosome 4, ASM3356847v2, whole genome shotgun sequence DNA encodes these proteins:
- the LOC140860784 gene encoding uncharacterized protein has translation MDIGASTNTASSRRKKSDKSRRVWTTREEEVLVQALKDAVANGWKSENGFKCGYLNVLEKHIMKIFPHTDLRGIPHINSKIHVWKKTHGTLVTMLSRSGIGWNESQKMIEATNEGWEAFVKIDNNVRTWRYKSWPYYPDWCEIFGCDRATEQHAQTFATAVQHVLEIGDDKAAEMEVGLEDIFRDIEGGGECNSVNNPSPFNTSGSQKSTSKKRKKPTEGEELFVDAINNFTAMTKEAISDLGKRISHDHEIAVSVSKDLLDVLQGITGLTRDERQIAAEILMEKPKKLAVFLSLQDDEKLSFIRRISKN, from the exons ATGGACATCGGAGCTTCTACTAATACAGCGTCAAGTCGGAGAAAGAAATCAGATAAAAGTAGAAGGGTGTGGACTACGCGGGAGGAGGAAGTTCTGGTACAAGCATTGAAGGATGCAGTAGCTAATGGCTGGAAAAGCGAGAATGGTTTCAAATGTGGGTACCTGAATGTATTGGAAAAACATATAATGAAAATATTCCCACATACTGACTTACGTGGAATCcctcatatcaactcaaaaatACATGTGTGGAAAAAGACTCATGGAACGTTGGTTACAATGCTGAGTAGAAGTGGAATTGGTTGGAACGAGTCACAAAAAATGATCGAGGCAACAAATGAAGGTTGGGAAGCATTTGTGAAG ATTGATAATAACGTGCGTACATGGCGCTACAAATCGTGGCCTTATTATCCAGATTGGTGTGAGATATTTGGATGCGATCGTGCAACAGAACAACATGCACAGACTTTTGCTACCGCAGTGCAACATGTGCTTGAAATTGGTGATGACAAGGCCGCTGAAATGGAAGTAGGCTTAGAAGACATATTCCGTGATATCGAGGGGGGTGGTGAATGTAATTCAGTCAACAATCCAAGTCCATTCAATACCTCTGGGAGTCAGAAGTCGACTTCAAAGAAGCGTAAAAAGCCGACGGAAGGTGAAGAACTATTTGTCGATGCCATCAATAACTTTACTGCTATGACTAAGGAGGCGATATCCGATCTTGGTAAACGTATTAGCCACGACCACGAGATTGCGGTATCTGTTTCAAAGGATCTATTGGATGTGCTTCAAGGGATTACTGGGCTGACAAGAGATGAACGACAAATTGCAGCTGAGATATTGATGGAGAAGCCGAAAAAGTTAGCAGTGTTCTTGAGCCTCCAAGACGATGAGAAATTATCGTTTATAAGGAGGATTTCAAAAAATTAG